One part of the Bacteroidetes Order II. bacterium genome encodes these proteins:
- the rnhA gene encoding ribonuclease HI: protein MKTITVYTDGACSGNPGPGGWAAILLYNQHERILQGGEKQTTNNRMELQAAIEALHALKEPCQVSLHTDSNYLVNAFNAGWLQNWVRKNWRKADNKPVENKDLWEKLLILTEKHRVQFIKVKGHADDALNNRVDRLAVEAVPKP, encoded by the coding sequence ATGAAAACCATAACGGTTTATACCGATGGTGCGTGTAGCGGAAATCCAGGACCAGGTGGATGGGCTGCTATTCTCCTCTATAACCAACACGAACGGATTTTGCAAGGAGGCGAAAAACAAACCACCAATAACCGCATGGAATTACAAGCAGCCATCGAGGCCCTGCACGCATTGAAAGAACCGTGCCAGGTATCTTTGCACACCGATAGCAACTATTTAGTGAATGCGTTTAACGCGGGTTGGCTGCAAAACTGGGTGCGTAAAAACTGGCGAAAAGCCGACAATAAACCTGTCGAAAACAAGGATCTATGGGAGAAACTTCTAATTCTCACCGAAAAACATCGGGTGCAATTCATTAAAGTAAAAGGTCACGCAGACGATGCCCTGAATAACCGTGTAGATCGGCTAGCGGTGGAGGCGGTTCCTAAACCATAA
- a CDS encoding PD-(D/E)XK nuclease family transposase, whose protein sequence is MAAKYLNPYTDFGFKKLFGEEASKPVLMDFLNAL, encoded by the coding sequence ATGGCTGCAAAGTATCTTAATCCTTATACCGATTTCGGGTTCAAAAAACTCTTCGGCGAAGAAGCCAGCAAACCGGTCTTGATGGATTTCCTCAATGCCCTCTT